In the Populus trichocarpa isolate Nisqually-1 chromosome 1, P.trichocarpa_v4.1, whole genome shotgun sequence genome, one interval contains:
- the LOC18093997 gene encoding uncharacterized protein LOC18093997 produces the protein MGGHGGLNILPQKKWNVYNYDNREKVRKDEEAAARDEQLKREEVRKRDAEFRLERLRAARGLPPMQKPEEPVPVVEAEASISEPKSNHINLFEGIKIFDPVMGLEKERGDEGEGSKKKRKMMKKEEVRIVTAEDEKYRLGYGVAGKGVKLPWYLERRSDEVNNKERGEDDGSTRGKKEVGKKSGKKTLEELRDERLKREKREKERERALLVEKSRRDGSRLKEKGFSRRSVY, from the coding sequence ATGGGAGGTCATGGAGGTCTTAACATTCTTCCTCAAAAGAAATGGAATGTTTACAATTACGATAACAGAGAGAAAGTTAGGAAAGATGAAGAAGCTGCTGCGAGAGATGAGCAACTAAAGCGCGAAGAGGTGAGAAAGCGTGATGCTGAGTTTCGCCTTGAGCGCCTTCGTGCTGCTCGTGGCTTACCTCCCATGCAAAAACCTGAGGAGCCAGTGCCTGTGGTGGAAGCTGAGGCTTCCATATCGGAACCTAAATCCAACCACATTAATCTCTTTGAAGGGATTAAGATTTTCGACCCTGTTATGGGATTGGAGAAAGAACGAGGTGATGAGGGAGAAGGGtctaagaagaaaaggaagatgatgaagaaagagGAGGTGAGGATTGTGACTGCAGAGGATGAGAAGTATAGGTTGGGATATGGAGTTGCTGGGAAAGGAGTTAAGTTGCCTTGGTACCTTGAGAGGCGGAGTGATGAGGTGAATAATAAGGAGAGGGGTGAAGATGATGGGTCGACAAGAGGGAAAAAGGAGGTGGGGAAGAAGAGTGGCAAGAAGACTTTGGAAGAGTTAAGGGATGAGAGATTGAAGAGGGAGAAGCGCGAGAAGGAGAGGGAAAGAGCTTTGTTGGTAGAGAAGAGCCGAAGAGATGGATCTCGTTTGAAGGAGAAAGGATTTTCCAGGAGGTCTGTTTACTGA